TGACCTGTGACGCGTTGGTCCAAGTGGCGGTGACGGGGTTCTGCCGCGTGACTGCGGCCACGGTGGGCGCGGGCGGCCCGGAGGAGAGAATGGCAATCTGGTCCACATTGACGGGGCCGGTAAGGCTGCCGCCGTTGTCCGGAAAGTCAAACCGGAACTGCTGGATGTAGGTCGTGCCGGTCCAGTTGGCGCCCGTGGTGGCCAGGTTCAGCCAGTACTCGCTGACCTGCGTGTCGCCCGGGTTGATCGGGTAGTTCCCCTGGTGCCCGCCCGTGAAATCCGCCACAAGATCACTGTCCCAGAAGAGGATGGCGCCGGTGGCGGTGGTGCCGTTCTGGGCGCGGACCTTCAGCCAGGAGCCCTGGGCGCGGGGCAGCGCCATCATCGGCGAGCCGATCATCGGGTCCGAGGCGGCGGCGGCGGTGGTGTACTGCATCTGTCCGCCGGACTGGGTGGGGCCGCTGGCGATCTGGTTCATCGCGGTCCAGCCCTCGACATTTCCGGCACCGTTGAAGTCCCAGGTGCTCTTCATGGCGGCGGTCGCCGAGTACAGGCAGGCGATGTCGCCCGCGCTCAGGACGCGTGCATAAATGCCGATGTCGTCCAGGCCGCCGTTCCAGTAACTGCTGGCCCACTGCATCTGCCGGCCGATGGTCGTGGTGCTGGTGTTGGTGATGGGCGCGGTGCCCGGCGAGCCCACAGACACCGTGGTCGTCGCCGCCTGGGCTCCGTCCACATAGATGGTGAAGTCCCCGTTCACGATGGTGCCGCTGGCCCGGGAGAATATGCCCACCACATGGTGCCAGTTGTTGTCGTTGTAGGCGGTGTTGGTGTAGACGCCGAAACCCACACCCGAAGTGTCCAGACCAAAAAAGATGCGGCCTGCGGGAACGCCGAAACCGGTGCCCATGCTCAGGGTCAGACTTCTGTCAGCATCCGCACCCCGCGCGGAAACGATGGTCCTGCCGTTGGTGTCGGCGGAATTGCTGCGGAACCACGCGGAAATGGAATAGGCGGTGATGCCGCTTCCCTGCTGGTAGGGGGTGGTGACATACTGGCTGGTGCCGTTGAAACTGTACGCCTGGTTGGCGACGCTGTTCCGGTCGGCGCCCAATGTCGGCGCTCCCTGGAGCGTGCCGTTTCTTCCCGTCCTGCCGCTCAGGTCGTTGGCATTGCCATTAAACGGGTAAAAGACCTGCGGGCTTTCCGCGACGGCCAGCCCGCACACCAGCACGGCCACTGCGGCGACCGCCCACAGGCGGATGGTTGGCCCCCTCCGGGAAAAATTCCTGCTGCATTCCATTGCCTTGTCCTCCTTGATTGTATGACGCAATGTTCCAGCCGTCATGCCCCCGCGGGGAAGCCGGGCGGCGTTCGACAATAAACGAGTGAAGACACCCTTCACACGGACATGCCCATTCAATTGGACGGCCGTTTTTCAGGGAGCCGGGCACACCCAGGTCTCCCGAGCAGCCGCAATGCTTTTCTGCCTTCAATTACGGTAGCACCAGCCCGAAAAATAGTCAAGGAAAATCCGCCTGCGTCGGCGGCGGCCCGCCCCGAATCGCGTCCCATGTGTTAAGATTGGCGGGATGATGATGGTGTTTTCCGGGGCGGTTTCCCTGTCCAGAACGCGGTTCCGGGAAGGAATGCCCCCATTTTTTGTGTTAAGCGATGTCCACACACGGGAGAACACGCCAACATGCCCCCCAGGGACGACACCCTGCTGGTCACCGAGATTTTTTACAGCATCCAGGGGGAATCCACCCGGGCTGGGTTGCCCTGTGTCTTTGTGCGCCTTGCACGGTGCAACCTGCGCTGCCGGTGGTGCGACACGGAATACAGTTTCAAGGGCGGCGACAGGATGACCCTCGACGCGGTTCTGGCCAAGGTGGGCGGGTGGGACTGCGGCCTGGTGGAGATCACGGGCGGGGAGCCCCTGGCGCAAAAGAACTGCCCGGCCCTTGCGGCGCGCCTGCTGGACGCGGGAAAGACCGTGCTGGTGGAGACCGGCGGTTCCCTGCCGATTGACACGCTGCCGCCGGGGGTGGTCCGCATCATGGACCTGAAATGCCCGGACAGCGGCATGTGCGCCCGGAATTACTGGCCGAATGTGGATGTTTTGGACCCGGCGCGGGACGAGGTGAAGTTTGTCATCGCAAGCCGCGGGGACTATGAATGGAGCCGTGACATCCTGCGCAAGTATAATCTGGCGGCGCGCTGCCGCGCCGTGCTGATGTCGCCGGTGCGGGACGCCGTGCCTTTCGACGCGCTGGCCGCCTGGATGCTGGAGGACGGCCTGCCCGCGCGTTTTCAGGCGCAACTGCACAAAATCATCTGGGCGCCGGACCGGCGCGGAGTGTGACCTTTTGAGAGCCCACATCGTCAAGGCGATTTTTTTTGAGGCGGCGCGGCGTGTGCGCCGGACTCCGGACGCGCCCCCGCAGCTCACCGGGCACAGTTACAAGGTGGAACTGCTGGCGGGGGGCGAAGTGGACCCCGAACTCGGCTGGGTGGTGGACTACGGCGACATGAAGGCGCTGTTCGAGCCGGTGCGCCGCCAGTTGGACCACCGCTGCCTGGACGACATCCCCGCCCTGGGCGGGGACACCTCGCCGGAAAACATCGCCCGGTGGATAGGCGAACAGTTGCGGCCCTGGCCGGCGTGGTTCGAGGGGGTGCGCGTGTCCGTGCTGGGCGAGGGCGTCTTTGCGCCCGCGCTGCTGCCCGCCAACCCCTTCGAGGGGCTGCCGGAGCGTTTCGGCTTCTCCTTCGCCGCCGCCCAGTCCCTGCCCCAGTTGCCGCCGTCGCACCCCTGCCACCACCTCCACGGCCACACCTACCAGGCGGAAGTCGCCGGAGCGGATTTTGACGCGCTGGAAAAGAGCCTGGAGCCGCTCCACGCCGCGCTGCATGACCGGCACATCAACACTGTGCCGGGGCTGGAGCAGGCCACCTGCGAGCGGATTTGCCGCTGGATGTGGCGATTCCTGGAGGGGCGCGGGGCGCGCCCGACCCTGGTGGTGGTGCAGGAGACACCAAACAACCGCTGCCTCTACCTGGGCGAATAGCGGGAAAGGAACAACATGAACGAGCGGCCCGCGGCCCGTGACCAGTTCAGGGCGCTGGACAAATCCATCCCCTTCTGCGGACCCGAGGCGATAGATGCGGCCTGCCTCGAGTGCTTCGCCTACGAGTACGCGGACACCCCCCACGGCGCGGCCATGGAAATCGTCACCACCACGGACGAGTTCACCTCGGTGTGCCCCTTTTCGGGCCTGCCCGATTTCGCCAGAATCACCGTCCGCTACGTGCCGGACCGCCTCTGCCTCGAACTGCGCTCGCTGAAGTATTATCTGCTGTCCTACCGGAATGTCGGCATCTGGTACGAGCATCTGGTGAACCGGATGCTGGAGGACCTGGCGGCGGCCTGCGCGCCGCGCCGGATGACCGTCGAGATTGCCTGCAACCCGCGCGGCGGGCTGGGCAGCACGGTGACCGCGTCCTATGACCGGGACACCATGGGTCCGCCGGCCTCCTTGAAAACGGCGGGGGGCGGCTGAAACCGGGACGCCCCGCAACGGGTCTTCACAGGGGCGCGCCCCGCCATGGGGACGCGTCTTTTGAGAGGGACCAACAAAGGAGTCGGGCCATGCGCGATTTTCGTTTCAGAATGATCCTGGCGGGGCTGACACTCTCCGCCGCCCTGCTGTGCGGTTCGGTTGCCTGGGCGCAGCCGCCGGAGTTCACCAACCGCCAGATCAGCATCATTGAGGACGCGGTCCCCCAACTGCTGGACCAGGAGGGGGCGGGACGCCTGTACCAGGCGGGCGAGCACCTGGTGCTGGTGATGGAGGGCACCCCGGCCGAGATGGGCTTCCAGCACGGCCGCCTGCTGGCGCAGAAAATCCGCCACATCATCAAAGAGGGCTACATGCCCAAGGCCCTGGACGGGCGCGGCTACACCCCGGAGTACACCCGCGCGCAGTCGGAGCGGATGGAAAAGCACTTCCCCCCGGAAATCAGGGAGGAGATGGAGGCCATTGCGGCGGGCTGCAAGGCCGCCGGGGTGGAGGACATCACCTATGAGGACGTGCGGCTGGGCGTGACCCAGGCGGAAATCCAGCATTTCCCGCCGGACAGCCCGCCCTCCTGCTCGAATTTCGCCTGCTGGGGCAAATGGACCACGGACGGGCGCCTGCTGCACGGGCGCAATCTGGACTGGAGCATCAAGGGCGGCGCCCAGGACGACGCGGTCATCATGATTTGGCGGCCCAAGGGCGGCATCCCCTTCATGATGCCCGGCTGGGCCGGGGGCGCCGGCAGCGTGAGCGGCATGAACGCGCGCGGGATCACCCTGGGCGAGATGACCCTGCCCTCGCCGGACGCCACCTTTGACGGGCTGCCCCTCATGCTCCAGATGCGCCTGGTGCTGGAGAAGGCGGAGCATCTGGACGACGCGGTGAAAATGTTCGAGAACTTCCCCCGGACCTCAGGCTGGAATTTTATCATCGGCGACGCGAAAATCCCCGACGGGCGCGCGCTGGAGACGGACGCAAAACACTGCACGGTCTTCAAGCCAATGGATGAAAAAGAGACCGCGGCCACGGGGCACTGGGGCATGGTGGACAGCGTGCGCCGGACCAACCACCCCATCGGCATGGACCAACTGGTCCGGCTGGGCAAAACCTACGGCGAGCGCTTTGGCCTCACGGTGGAGAATGCGGACCAGGTGACCATGCTGGTCCCCCTGCTCCAGACGCAGGACAGTTGGCAGCGCTACGAGTGGCTCAGCCGCCGCATCGAGGACCTGCCCGGCAAGATTGACGTGCCCGAGGCGGTGAAAATTCTCTCCACCGGCCCCGTGTACTGCGATGTGACCCTGCATGCCTGGGTCTTCGACCCGGTGAAGAACGCCGCCTATGTCGCCAACGCCGGGGGCAACCCGCCCGTAACGGCCACCGACAGACCCTTCACCAAAATTGACCTGACGGACTGGATGAAGTAGCCGCCCCCAAAAGAACACGCGCCGCGGAACCGTAACGGAACCGCGGCGCGTTCGTTTTCTTCAGTGAACTCCGCTTATTACTTGCCCATCGGCTCGATGTGGATGTTCCTGAACTCGATGGGCGTGCCCTCGCTCTGGAGGCCGATGAAGCCGGAAGTGACGGTGCATCCCGTGGCGCGGTTCTGAAGCGTGCCGTTGATGTAAAGCTCGATGGTGTCGCCCTTGCAGACGACCTTGTACTGGTTCCACTCCCCCAGGGGCTTCTCGCTGGACGCCTCCCCTTTCACCACCCGCCGGTCGTCCTTGTTGACGTGCTCGGTGAAGGTGGTCCCGCCGATGATCCAGATATCCCCCGCGTGCCCGCTCTGGAGCTGCCCCTCGATGGACTTCGGCCACACCTCGTCCTTGTCCTGCACATGAATGAGCACACCGCTGTTCCCGCCGCCGGCGGGCCAGCGCCACTCAAAAGACAGGGTGTAGTCTGAATAGGTCTCCGTGGTGCGCAGGTAACCCGCCGGACTGCCCGTGCAGCGAATCACGCCGTCCCTCACGGACCAGGTGTTGAAGGGGTCCGCCCCCTTGTCGGGCAAAAACAGTTTCCATCCGGTGAAATCAGCGTCGTTGAACAGGGTGATTCGGTGCTGCTGCTGTGCGGCATCTTCGGCGGCCACGGCGGCCGCCGAAAGCAGCGCGGCGGCCAGAAGCGCAAAAACAAGGTGTTTCATGACGGCACTCCTCATGGATTGGCCATCCCATGTGAACCCGGCAGACCTTCCGGAGATTCCCGGCGGGGCTCCGGAAACGCCTGGCTGGCTCCAGCATACACCCGGGCGGCGCGCCGGTCCAGCCGCCCGCCATGCGGGCTGGGCAAACGCGTCTATTACCGCTCTCGCCATCATCCCGCTTTATCTTGCTCTTTATCTTGCTCCTGCTCTTGCTCGAATCCTGTTTCAGCGAGGACCGTAACAGGCCTTTTTACCATGAAAAACTCACGGCGCATCAAAAGGGCGTGAAATTGCCCCGCAGTGGAAAGGCCGTTCAAGATGACTGGGCGCGCACCGGCAGCCAGGGAGGAGTGGCGGGTACGGAAGACCCGTTTCCTTTGGGGATTGGGAGCAAGAGCAGGAGCAAGATAAAGAGCAAGAGAAGACGCCCACGCCAACCGGCCTGCGTGTCACATCGCCGCAGTTTTAGACGCGTTTGCCCCGCCATGCGGGCTGGGTGGCTTCTATTCCGGGGACTCCTCCGCCACTTTCGCCGTATGAAGGCGCCGGCCGGTGAGATTTCCAAAAAAATTCGCGGCCCAATGCTGGAAATCGTCCAGCATGGTGAAAAATATGGGCACAATGACCAGGGTGAGCAGGGTGCCCGCGGTAAGCCCGCCGATGAGCGCCTGGCCCAGGCCCGCAAAGGTGGAGGCGCCGCCGGTCTTGGCCATGGCCAGGGGCACCAGCCCGAGGACCGTGGTCATGGCGGTCATCATGACGGGGCGGAACCGGTCCACCCCGGCCTGCACAATGGCCTCGGTGCGGTTCCCCTTTTCCCGGTAGAGCCGGTTGATGTGGTCCACAATGACAATGCCGTTGTTGACGATGACCCCCGCCATGAGGATGCAGCCGATGAGGGTGATCTGGTCGAACTGGTTGCCCATGTAGGCCAGCATCCACACCGCTCCGCCGAGGGCCATGGGCACGGTGGTGAGGATGGACAGGGGCAGCAGGTAGGACTCGAAGAGCGCCGCCATGACGAGGTAGATGAGAATGATCGCCATGGCCAGGGTGGAGGCGAAATTGAAGATGTTCGCCTCGATGTCCTCGAGCTCCTCGCCGAAGTCCACGGTGTAGCCCGGGGGAAGGTCCAGATAGTCCACGGCGGCCTGGAGGTCGCCGCGGACCTGGCTGAGGTTTTTCGTGCTGAGCTTGGCCGAGACTGTGACGACGTTTTTGCCGTTGATGCGGCGGATCGAGGTGGGGCTCAGCGCCTTGTTGTAGTCCGTCAACTGCTGGAGGGGGACCAGTTTCCCCGTGATGCCCGGCACGGTCACGTTCTCGAGGTTGGCCTGGGACTTGCGGTCCTCCTCGCGGAACTGGGCCCACACGGGCACCTCGCGGCGTCCCTGCTTCATGTAGGGCATGCGCGCCCCGCGCAGGGCGGCGTCCACGGTCTGCGCGATGATCATGGGGCTGACCCCGGCCTGCTGGGCGAGCGCCTCGTCTATCTTCACCTGCATCTCCTGCACGCCGCGCTCGATGTTCGTGACCGGGTCCGAGACGTTCTCCATCAGGCCCATGACCCGCTTGAGCCGCTCGGCGTACTGCTCCAGCATCTCGCCGTTGTCACCCCGCAGAAAGAGGCTGATGGTCTCGCCCGACTCCGCCTGCCCGGCGTCGGCCATGGAAAACCGAAGCTCCACGCCGGGCACCCGTTTCGGGATGACCTGCGAGAGTATCTGCATGACCTGCTCCGTCTGGTAGGGCGGGTTCAGCCCAAGGGGGCCGTCGTCCTCGGTGTGCAGGTACACCTCGATGAAGCCGCTGACCGCGCCGTGCAGGGTGAGCACCTTCTTGATGGCGAGGGCCTCCCGGAGGCTGTCAACCTGCTCCTCCACCTGGTGGAACAGCGCGCGGGCCGTCTCCATGTCATAATTCTGGTCCATGACGAGGTCAATGCGGACCTCGCGGGTGTCCAGTTTGGGCATCTCGCGCATCCCCACATGCTGCATGGGCCCGTAGTAGGTGGCGTACATGGCCGCCCCGAGCAGGAACAGGCACACGACGCGGCGGCGGAGTGCCAGGGCCATCAGCGACGCGTACATGTCAATGACCCATTTCACCGGATGCAGGGAGCCGAGGAAATGGACCAGACCGGTGGCGGGCCGGGGCTCCACCGCCTTTTCGGGACGGCGGCGCAGCCGGTGGGACATGGCCTGGAACATGTTGCTGTGGCGGTGCGGCCGCAGGCGCGACATGATGAGCGGAACCAGGGTCAGCGCGACGATCAGGCTGCCGAAAAGGGAAATGATGAGGGGGCCGCCCAACTGCTCCATGAACACGGACATGCGGCCCGCCTCCATATAGAGCATGGGAACAAAGACAACGATGGTCGTCATGGTGGAGGCGAAGATGGCGAGGCCCACCTCGGTGGCGCCGTCCACCGCCGCATCCTTCATGGACGCGCCCTGCTGGCCGTGGCGGATGATGTTCTCCACAACGACGATGGCGTTGTCCACCAGCATGCCCACGGCGATAATCATCGAAACCATGGTCACGATGTTCAGCGACATGCCCGAGAAAAACATGAAGACGACGGCCACGAGCAGCGAGGTGGGGATGGCGGAGGCCACAATGATGGTGGGGACAATGCGGTGCAGGAAGAAAAAGAGCACGGCGATGGCCATGGCGGAGCCGTAGAGGCCCTGCTTGAAGAGGTTGCTCAGCGCGCGGTTGATAAGGTCAGACTGGTCGAAAAAGACGTGCGCGACCGTGCCGGAGAACATGGGCTCGGCCAGGATGCGCTGGAGTTCCGCGTGGACCTTCTCGCAGGTGGAGACGGTGTTGGCCTCGGACTCCTTGATGACCAGCATGACCATGCCGCCCGCCCCGTCCAGGGCCACATACTGCTCCTCGTCGCGGGACTGATACCCCACCTCGGCCACGTCCCGGAGCCGCAGCCCGTTGGGGCCGACCACCAGCGCCTCGATGTCCTCGATGCGGCGGTACTCGCCCATGAGGCGGGTGTAGTGCTTGCGCCCGCCGTCCTCGAGCTCGCCGACGGAGAGGCTGATGCTGTTCTCGCGCAGGGACTGGATGATCTGGGCCAGGTTCAGGTTCATGGCGCGCAGGTTGTCCTGGCTGAACTCGATGAGCACCTCCTTGGGCTGGATCGGCGAGAGAATCTCCACCTTGGCCACGCCCTCGATCCGGCTGAGGCGGGGCTCGGCGATGGTGCGAATCAGGTGGGCAAACTGCTCCTGGTCCCCGTCGCGGAACACGCCGAAGGCCATCACGGGGATGGACCCGGAGCTGAACCGCTGGATGAGCATCTTGTCCGCCTCGTCCGGCAGGACCAGTTTCAGCCGCTCGAGGCGGTCGCGCACGTCCGCCGTGGCGATGGTCATGTCCGTGTCCAGGCTGAACAGGAGCCCCACCTCGCAGCCGCTGCTGGTCGAGGTGGTGCGGATGCGGCGCACGCCCGGGATGGTGCGGAGCTCGCCCTCGACGGGAATGGCTATCTGCTGCTCCACCTGCGAGGGGGACGCCCCGGGGTAGGCGATGAAGACCCCGATGAAGGGGCGGTCCACGCGGGGCAGAAAGTTCAGGGGCATCCTGTTCCACGAAATCACACCGAGGGCCAGCATGCTCATGCTCAGCATGAGCACGGTCACCGGACGCCTCAGCGCGAACGTGGGCAGGGAAAAGTTCATTTTTTGGGGGCTCTCCCGCCGAACAGGTCGTACACCATCGGGATGATGTACAGGGTGAGAAGGGTCGAGGCACTGAGGCCCGCCATCACCGTGATGGCCATGGGGCGGCGCATCTCGGCGCCCTCGCCGGTGGCGGCAAGCATGGGCAGCAGGCCGAGCACGGTCGTCAGCGTCGTCATCAAAATCGGGCGCAGCCGGACCGTGCCCGCCATCACAATGGCGTCGCGCTTGGACATGCCCCGCGCGCGGAGCTGGTTGATGTAGTCCACCAGCACGATGGCGTTGTTCACCACGATGCCCGCCAGCACGATGCCGCCCAGGAACACCATGATGCTCAGGCTGGTGCCCGTGTAGTCCAGGGCGTAGACCACGCCCACGAAGGCCAGGGGGATGCTGAACATCACCAGGGCCGGATGAATCACGGACTCGAACTGGCACGCCATGACGACATACACCAGGAAAATGGCGAGGAGCAGCGCGAAGCGGAGGCTTTCATAGGCCGTGTTCAACTCGCGGTTTTGGCCGCCCTGTGCAAAATAAAAGTCGTCGGGCCGGTCCACGGACCGGACCGCGTCGTCTATGTCGCGCGAGACGGCGCCCAAATCACGCCCCTCGACGTTGGCGTAAATGACCACAACCTGTTTCTGGTCCACGCGGCGCACCTCGCTGGGACCCTCGCGGACGGTGATGCTGGCGACATCGGAAAGCGGGATGGGCACAAAGCCGTCGGCGATGGAGAGGCGGCGCAAATCCTCCACGCTGCTGAGCAGGGCGCGGTCGGTGCGGACGCGGATGTCCACCTTCTCCCCGGCGCGGCTGAAGCGGGTGGCCACGTCCCCCTGCACCTCGGTGCGGAGCCGCTGGGCTATCTGGCCCGGGGAGACTCCCCGCGCCGCGAGCAGCTCGCGGTCAAGCTCGATGATCACCTCGGGATAGCCGGACTTCATGCTCAGCTCGGTGTCCTTGACGCCGGGAATCTTGGAGATCACCTCGATGGCGCGGCCCCCCACGCGGCGCAGCTCCGCCAGGTCGTCGCCGACCACATGCAGCTCGATGGCCGTCTTGAAGCTGAAAAGGCTGGGCAGGGTGAAGGTGATTTGCTCGTCCGTGCGCGCGGTCATCACCTTCGCGCGCAGCTCCTCGGTGATCCGGTCCTGGAAGGCCGCAGTCTCGTCGGGGTTCTTCAGCAGCACGTTGAAATTGGCGATGTTCTCGCCCCGGTTCGCCTCGGTGCTGGATTTCTCCTGGCCTATCTCCACCGTGACGGTGTCCACCTCGGGCGCGGACCGGAGAATCTCCTCGAAGCGCCGCGCCCGCGCCTCCATGTCCGCCAGCCGGGTGCCCGCGCGCGCCTCGACCCGCATGCCGAACTCGCCCTGCTTCATCGGGGGAATCAGCTCGCGGCCCAGCCGCGCGCCGACCGACCCGGCGTGCACCGCCAGGACCAGGGACAGCAGCAGGAACACCGCGCTGAAGCGCAGGGCGTGCCGCAACGAAACCGCGTAGCCGGCGCGCAGACCGTTGAAGGCCTTTTCAAAGAGGAAGAGCGCGGGCCACAGGATTATCATCAGCAGCAGGCGCGCGAGGAGAAACACCAGCAGCACGAGGACGCACGCGGTGTGCAGCGCGGTCGAGAACAGGACGTACAGGAGCGCCAGCGCCAACTGGCATAGAAACAGGAGGAACAGCACCGGCATGGACACGAGCCCGAACAGCGCGCGCGCGACTCCGGCCAGCCGGCCCGCCGCGCCGAGGCCGCCGGCAAAGGGCGCATGGAGCGCGGCCCAGGCGGGGCCGAAGGTCTCGCCGCCGATGCGTTTGAAGCCCCGGCCCGCATAAATCAGGCCCAGGGGCACGACCAGCAGCAGGGAAACAGGGGCGGACCAGCCCCGGTCATCCCGCGCCTCGCGCCACGCGCGCAGGGTCCAGACCACCTGCGTCTGGGCGTCCAACTGGAGCTTCCGGCGCGACGCGATGAGGGGCACGAGGTACATGGCGGTGAGCAGCGAGGCGAGCAGTGAATAGGTGACGGAGAGGGCCAAATCGCGGAAGAGCTGCCCCGCGATGCCCTCGACAAAGGTGATGGGCAGGAACACGCAGACCGTGGTCAGGGTGGATGCCAGCACGGCGCCGGACACCTCCCTGGTGCCGCGCTCGGCGGCGTCCAGGATGTCGTCGCCCTCCTCGCGGCAGCGGAAAATGCTCTCGAGCACCACGATCGAGTTGTCCACCAGCATGCCCACGCCCAGGGCCAGCCCGCCCAGGGACATGATGTTGAGCGAGACGCCCTGCATGAACATGGGCACGAACGTCGCCACCACGGAGATGGGGATGGCCACGCCGATGATCATGGTCGAGCGCACCTCGCGCAGGAACAGGAACAGGATGATCAGCGCGAGAAGACCGCCGTTCAGGGTGGCGTTCTGGACCTCGGTGATGGAGGCCACAATGAACCGGGACTGGTCGGAGATGAGGACCAGGTTCACGTCTTTGGGAAGGCGGCCCAGCAGGGTGCGTTTGGCGCTTTTCCGCACCCCCTCGCGGACCGACTGCTCCTTGCCGGACACCGCCTCGCGGGCGCGCTCCTGGGCGGCGTCCATGGTCTTGTAGTACTGCTCCATGAAAATCTCGGCAACGCCGGGCTTTCTGGGAATGTCCAGCAGGTCCTTGACCCGGTTGCAGACCCGGACCGTGTTCGCGTCGCCCTCCTTGTAAATCTCCAGCGCCACCACCTCGCGCCCGTTGATGTGGACGATGGTCGTGCGGTCCTTCACCCCCATGAACACGTCGGCGAAGTCGGACAGGCGGCGCAGCCCCCCGGGCGTGGCGACCAGGCTGCCGGCAATCTCCTCGACGGTGGCGAACTCGTTCAGGGTGCGGACGAGGTACTCCGTCTTCCCCTCGCGGAGCTGGCCGCCCGAAAGGTTGATGTTCTGCTGGGCGAGGCTCATCACCACGGTGTCCAGGGCCAGGCCGAGCCCCTTCAGCTTCTCCGCGTCCACCAGCACCTGCACCTCCTCCTCCTGCCCGCCCTTGATGGTCGCCTGCGCGATGCCCGGCTCGGCCTCCAGATCGCTCTTCAGGTGGCGCTCCGCCGCGTCGCGGATGCCCGTGAGCATCCGCGCCTCCTCGGCCTCGCTGGAAAACTCCTGCGAGGGCACGATGGCCACGCGCATGACGGGGTCGCGGGTCGGGTCATACCGCAGGATCACCGGCTTCTGGGTCACCTCGCGGGGCGGCTCGAAAAGATCGAGCCGGTCGCGCACGTCCTGCTGCGCGATGCTCATGTCGGTGCCCCAGGAGAACTCGAGCACAATCTCGGAAAGGCCCGGCGCCGACACACTGCTGATTTCCACCAGGCCGCTGACGATGCTCAGCATCTCCTCCAGGGGCCGGGTGACCAGTTTCTCCACGTCCTCGGGGGCCGCCCCCTCGTATTCGGTGCGCACCGTGAGGGTCGGGTAGGACATGTTCGGCATCAGGTTGATGGGAAGCTGCTGGTATGAGCGGAGGCCGAAAACCAGGATGGTGAGGAACAGCATCACCATCGTCACGGGACGGCGGATGGCGATGCGATAGTGCTGCTTGGGGGGGTCTGCCGTCTGCGTCATGGGTGCCTTCCGCCGCCGCCGCCCTGCCCCGGGCGGAAGCCGGATTGTTCCGCGCCGTGTCCCCTCAGGACGGGGACTGGGCGGCCTCCTGCCGTTTCCTGTCTTCCTCGGACTTCCTGCGGGCCGCTTCCAGCGCCTCGTCCGGG
This genomic stretch from Candidatus Hydrogenedentota bacterium harbors:
- a CDS encoding LamG domain-containing protein; this translates as MECSRNFSRRGPTIRLWAVAAVAVLVCGLAVAESPQVFYPFNGNANDLSGRTGRNGTLQGAPTLGADRNSVANQAYSFNGTSQYVTTPYQQGSGITAYSISAWFRSNSADTNGRTIVSARGADADRSLTLSMGTGFGVPAGRIFFGLDTSGVGFGVYTNTAYNDNNWHHVVGIFSRASGTIVNGDFTIYVDGAQAATTTVSVGSPGTAPITNTSTTTIGRQMQWASSYWNGGLDDIGIYARVLSAGDIACLYSATAAMKSTWDFNGAGNVEGWTAMNQIASGPTQSGGQMQYTTAAAASDPMIGSPMMALPRAQGSWLKVRAQNGTTATGAILFWDSDLVADFTGGHQGNYPINPGDTQVSEYWLNLATTGANWTGTTYIQQFRFDFPDNGGSLTGPVNVDQIAILSSGPPAPTVAAVTRQNPVTATWTNASQV
- a CDS encoding radical SAM protein yields the protein MPPRDDTLLVTEIFYSIQGESTRAGLPCVFVRLARCNLRCRWCDTEYSFKGGDRMTLDAVLAKVGGWDCGLVEITGGEPLAQKNCPALAARLLDAGKTVLVETGGSLPIDTLPPGVVRIMDLKCPDSGMCARNYWPNVDVLDPARDEVKFVIASRGDYEWSRDILRKYNLAARCRAVLMSPVRDAVPFDALAAWMLEDGLPARFQAQLHKIIWAPDRRGV
- a CDS encoding 6-carboxytetrahydropterin synthase; protein product: MRAHIVKAIFFEAARRVRRTPDAPPQLTGHSYKVELLAGGEVDPELGWVVDYGDMKALFEPVRRQLDHRCLDDIPALGGDTSPENIARWIGEQLRPWPAWFEGVRVSVLGEGVFAPALLPANPFEGLPERFGFSFAAAQSLPQLPPSHPCHHLHGHTYQAEVAGADFDALEKSLEPLHAALHDRHINTVPGLEQATCERICRWMWRFLEGRGARPTLVVVQETPNNRCLYLGE
- the queF gene encoding NADPH-dependent 7-cyano-7-deazaguanine reductase QueF, encoding MNERPAARDQFRALDKSIPFCGPEAIDAACLECFAYEYADTPHGAAMEIVTTTDEFTSVCPFSGLPDFARITVRYVPDRLCLELRSLKYYLLSYRNVGIWYEHLVNRMLEDLAAACAPRRMTVEIACNPRGGLGSTVTASYDRDTMGPPASLKTAGGG
- a CDS encoding DUF1080 domain-containing protein, producing the protein MKHLVFALLAAALLSAAAVAAEDAAQQQHRITLFNDADFTGWKLFLPDKGADPFNTWSVRDGVIRCTGSPAGYLRTTETYSDYTLSFEWRWPAGGGNSGVLIHVQDKDEVWPKSIEGQLQSGHAGDIWIIGGTTFTEHVNKDDRRVVKGEASSEKPLGEWNQYKVVCKGDTIELYINGTLQNRATGCTVTSGFIGLQSEGTPIEFRNIHIEPMGK
- a CDS encoding efflux RND transporter permease subunit, which gives rise to MNFSLPTFALRRPVTVLMLSMSMLALGVISWNRMPLNFLPRVDRPFIGVFIAYPGASPSQVEQQIAIPVEGELRTIPGVRRIRTTSTSSGCEVGLLFSLDTDMTIATADVRDRLERLKLVLPDEADKMLIQRFSSGSIPVMAFGVFRDGDQEQFAHLIRTIAEPRLSRIEGVAKVEILSPIQPKEVLIEFSQDNLRAMNLNLAQIIQSLRENSISLSVGELEDGGRKHYTRLMGEYRRIEDIEALVVGPNGLRLRDVAEVGYQSRDEEQYVALDGAGGMVMLVIKESEANTVSTCEKVHAELQRILAEPMFSGTVAHVFFDQSDLINRALSNLFKQGLYGSAMAIAVLFFFLHRIVPTIIVASAIPTSLLVAVVFMFFSGMSLNIVTMVSMIIAVGMLVDNAIVVVENIIRHGQQGASMKDAAVDGATEVGLAIFASTMTTIVVFVPMLYMEAGRMSVFMEQLGGPLIISLFGSLIVALTLVPLIMSRLRPHRHSNMFQAMSHRLRRRPEKAVEPRPATGLVHFLGSLHPVKWVIDMYASLMALALRRRVVCLFLLGAAMYATYYGPMQHVGMREMPKLDTREVRIDLVMDQNYDMETARALFHQVEEQVDSLREALAIKKVLTLHGAVSGFIEVYLHTEDDGPLGLNPPYQTEQVMQILSQVIPKRVPGVELRFSMADAGQAESGETISLFLRGDNGEMLEQYAERLKRVMGLMENVSDPVTNIERGVQEMQVKIDEALAQQAGVSPMIIAQTVDAALRGARMPYMKQGRREVPVWAQFREEDRKSQANLENVTVPGITGKLVPLQQLTDYNKALSPTSIRRINGKNVVTVSAKLSTKNLSQVRGDLQAAVDYLDLPPGYTVDFGEELEDIEANIFNFASTLAMAIILIYLVMAALFESYLLPLSILTTVPMALGGAVWMLAYMGNQFDQITLIGCILMAGVIVNNGIVIVDHINRLYREKGNRTEAIVQAGVDRFRPVMMTAMTTVLGLVPLAMAKTGGASTFAGLGQALIGGLTAGTLLTLVIVPIFFTMLDDFQHWAANFFGNLTGRRLHTAKVAEESPE